The segment TCGGGGTGAGCACCTTCATCGAGCTGTACTGGCTGCGGGAGCTGGGCGCCTCGCACCTGCTGGCGGGGGCGGCGCTGACCTGCTTCCTGCTGGGCGGCGTCGCGGGGACGCTGGGCGGCGGGCGGCTGGCCGACCGGATCGGCATGGTGCGCACCGCGCAGTGGGGCACCGCGCTGACCGTGCCCGCGCTGGTGCTGCTGCGGGTGGCGCCGGGGGCGTGGGCGCCGCTGCTGTTCGCGGTGCTGGCGGGGGCGACGCTGAACCTGCCGTTCGCGGTGCTGGTGAAGCTCGGCCAGGACTACCTGCCGAACCGTCCGGGCACGGCGGCCGGGGTCACGCTCGGCCTGGCGGTCAGCGTGGGCGGCCTGATCGCCCCGCTGTTCGGCCTGATCGCCCAGCGGCACGGCCCGCAGGGCGTGCTGACCCTGCTGCCGGCCGTCCCGCTGCTGGGGGTCGCGCTCGGGGCGTTCATGGTCGAGCCGGGCCGCTGGAAGGACGGGGACGGGGACGCGGAGGCCGGGGACCCGGCGCCCGCGTCGGCGGGCAGCGCGGCGGGCAGCGCGGCGGCCTCCTGAGACCGGCCGCCGCCAGTATCCGGAATCGAACCGTCCGCCATCCGGACTTTCACCCGTGGTGCGCCGACCCCGCCCCGGGGTCGGTCGCCGGGGGTCGGATTGGACGCTCCTGTCTCACTATGCGGATGTTTTCGGCCACTGCGAGAGAGGTCACAGCCCTCTCCGTAGCCATCCTCAGGCGCCAGGTGTTTACTAATTCAATCCAAATGGCCCGTTCCAATGGACACGGGCTTCGGCACCACGCGCACAGGTGGCAACACGATGTCCCAGGTCTCCCCGCCGCCCGCCCTCCGGCGGCGCAGCATCCTCAAGGGCGCCCTCACCGGCGCCGCCGTGCTGTCCGTGGGTGCGCTGCTGGAAGCCTGCGGGGCGCAGCCCTCCCGGGGCGACCGGGCGGCGGACGGCGGCGGGCAGGCCGCGGCGGGCCGGGACACCGGCAAGGAGATCCCGCTGCTGCGGGTCTCGCTGCCGGGCTCGCTCTCCAACCTGTACCCCGGGCAGGAGTCCGGGATCCTCAACTACTACGCGGCCACCGTCGCGATGGAGGGCCTGGTCGGCGTGGACGGCGACGGCCGGCTCGTCCCGGCGCTGGCCTCCGCCGTGACGAAGACCGACGACCGGACGCACGTCTACACGCTGCGCGAGGGCGCCCGCTTCCACGACGGCAGCCCGGTCACCGTCGAGGACGTCCTGCACTCCGTCACGATGGCGGCGGACAGCACGGTCTCCCCCGGCACCGCGAGCTACTGGGCCGACCTGGAGTCCGCGCGGCAGACCGGCCCGAACGAGGTCACCCTGGTCAGCAAGAGCGGCTCGGTCGCCTTCGAGTGGCTGGCGACCGCCGCGCAGGCGCTCTGGATCGCCCCCAAGGCGTACTGGGAGAGCACCGGCGGGAAGATCGGCACCGCCGCGTCGCTGCTGACCGGCACCGGCCCGTACCAGGTCACCGAGTTCAAGCCGGACTCGCACCTCGAACTGACCCGCAACCCGCACTGGTGGGGCACCGCGCCGAAGGTCGCCAAGCTCCGGATCGACTTCATCCCGGACGACAACACCCGGCGGCTGGCCTGGCAGTCCGGCGAGACGCACGCCTCGCTGAACGTGCCGCTGACCGCCGCCCGGCAGTGGGAGTCGATCGGCGGCACCCGGATCGTCTACACGCCCGACCGCTCGTACGCGGGCCTGACCTTCAACACCACCGTCGCGCCGTTCGACGACCCGCACGTGCGCAAGGCGGTCGCGCACGCGGTCGACCGGGCCGCGATCGTCAAGGAGGTGCTGCACGGGCACGGCCGGGTCGCCACCGCGCTCTCCACCCCCGAGCAGTTCGGCGGCCTGTGGACGCCGGAGCAGGCCGCGGCCAAGCTGGCGACCGTCCCGCAGTACGAGTACTCGCTGGAGAAGGCGAAGGCCGAACTGGCGCGGTCGAAGGTGCCGGGCGGGTTCACCGCCGACCTGTCATACCCGAGCAGCGGACCGCACCTGGGCACCGCCGCGCTGGCGTTCGCCGCCGAGCTGAAGAAGATCGGCGTCACGCTGAACGTCAAGGAGCTGCCGCTGGAGCAGTGGATCGCCGAGATCAACTCCTTCCCCGGGCTGACCTTCTTCTGGTACTTCAACACCACCGGCGACCCGGGCGAGATCGTCTCCTGGCTGCTCGGCCCCGACAACCCGGCCAAGTACGCCAACCCGCAGGTCACCGACCTGGTCGGCCGGGCCGCGACGACCGGCGACCCGGCCGCCCGGGCCGAACTGCTGCTCCAGGCCCAGCAGGCGCAGGCCGCCGACGCCGCCTACGCGCCGCTCTGGTGGGGGCAGTCGGCGCTGGCGCTGCGCGACACCGTCGGCGTCACCGGCTACACCTCCTACACGATGGTGTCGCAGTGGCCCACCCGGATCCATGCGGCCGTCTGACCCCGGCGCGCCCGAAGCCCCCGCGCCCGAAGCGCCCGTGACAAAGCCCGAGCCGGCCGGGCCGGTGCAGGCGGCCGCGGGCGGGGCGCGCCCGCTGGCGGGTTTCGTGGCGCGGCGGCTCGGCACCGCCCTGCTGCTGCTGTTCCTGCTGTCGCTGCTGGTCTACGGCCTGCTGTTCCTCGCCCCGGGGGACATCGCCCGCAACCTGCTGGGCACCCGGAACGCCACCCCGGAGGCGCTGGCCCAGGTCCGGGCCCAGTACCACCTGGACGAACCGTTCCTGCGGCAGTACGGGCGCTGGCTGTCCGGCCTGCTCGGGGGCGACCTCGGCAGCTCCGTCCGGACCGGCGAGCCGGTGTCGTCCGTGCTCGGCGAGCGGCTCGGGCTGACCGCCGCGCTGTGCGGGCTGGCCTTCGGCCTGTCCGTGCTGCTCGGCGTCCCGGCCGGGGTGGCCGCCGCGCTGCGGCGCGGCCGACTGCTGGACCGGCTGCTGGTCGGCGGCTCGGTGGTCGGCGTGAGCGCGCCGGGCTTCGCGGTCGGCCTGCTGCTGCTGTACGTCTTCGGCGTCGGCCTGGAGTGGTTCCCGGTGTACGGCACCGGCACCGGCTTCCTGGACGGCCTGTGGCACCTGGCGCTGCCGTCCGTGGCGCTCGCGCTGGGCCTGGGCGCGTTCGTGGTCAAGCTGACCCGGGCCGCCGTGGTCCGCGAACTGGAGGAGGACTACGTGGTGTTCGCCCGCGGCCGCGGCCTCGGCGGGCGCCGGGTGCTCGGCGTCGTGCTGCGCAACGCGGCCGTGCCGATCGTCACCAGCCTGGGCCTGCTGGTCGCCTACCTGTTCGGCGGCACCGTCCTGGTGGAGACCACCTTCGCGCTGCCCGGGCTCGGCTCGCTGCTGGAGTCCTCGGTGCTGTTCAAGGACTTCGCGGTGGTGCAGGCGCTGACCCTGGCGATCGCCCTGCTCGTCTCGCTGGTCACGCTGGCGGTGGACCTCGCCTACCTGGCGATCGACCCCCGGATGCGGGCCCGGGCGGTGGACGCCCGATGACCGGCCGCCCCGCTCCGCCGCGCCCCGCTCCGCCGCGCCGCGCCCTGCCGCGCCTCGCCGCCCTGCGCCGCGCCCCGCTGACGGTGCTGCTGAGCGCGCTGTTCCTCGCCGTCGCGGTGCTCTGCGCGCTGGCCGGCCCGCTGCTCGCGCCGCACGCCCTCGACCAGGACCTCTACCTGGGCACGGTCGGCGCCGGCGTCGAGGGCCACCTGTCCGGCACCGACGCGCTGGGCCGGGACGTCCTCTCGCTCGCCGTGCGCGGCGCCCGCTCGGCGCTGGTCGGGCCGGTCGTGGTGGCCGGCGGCTCGATGCTGGTCGGCCTGCTGCTCGGCACCCTGGCCGGGTTCCGCGGCGGCTGGCTGGACACCGTGGTGGGCCGGTACGCGGACCTGCTGCTGGCGCTGCCCGCCGTGCTGCTGGCGATGGTGGTGGTCGGGATGCTCGGCGGCGGCTACTGGGTGACGGTGCTGGTACTGGTCGTCCTCTTCTCGCCGACGGACGTCCGGCTGGTCCGGGCCGCGGTGATGGAGCAGGCCACCCGCCCGTACATCGAGTCGGCGCGGGTGCTGGGGATCCGGCCGGGCCGGATCATGCTGCGGCACGTGCTGCCGAACACCGCGCCGGTCGCGGTCGCCAACGCGCTGCTGAACACCGCGTTCGCGATGGTCGCGCTCTCCTCGCTCTCCTTCCTGGGCCTGGGCGTGGCGCCCGGCGCCGCCGACTGGGGGCGCCAACTGGCCGACGGCCAGCGGGTGATGGTCGACAACCCGCTCGCCCCGGTGCTGCCCGGCGTACTGATCATCCTGGCCGCGACCAGCGTCAACCTGCTCGGCGACTGGCTCGCCGAGCGCCTGGACCGGAAGGTGGCCGTCCGATGAGCCGAGCCGAACCGGCAGCGGTCTCCCCCGCCGCCACCGCCACCGCGGTCGCCGTCCCGCTGCTGGCGGTGCGCGACCTGCGGGTGACGGGGCCGGCCGGGGTGATCGTGGCGGGCCTCGACCTGCGGGTCGAGCGCGGCGAGACGCTGGCCCTGGTCGGCGAGTCGGGCTCGGGCAAGTCGATGACGGTCAAGGCGCTCAGCGGCCTGCTGCCCGCCGGGGTCCGGGCCACCGGCGCGCTGGAGCTGGCGGGCGAAGCCGTCCCGCTCGACCCGGACGCCCGGCAGTGGCGGACCGTCCGGGGCGGCCGGATCGCGCTGCTGCTCCAGGACCCGTTCACCTCGCTCTCCCCCGTGCACACCTGCGGGGCGCAGATCGGCTGGGCGCTGCCCGGCAAACCGTCCCGCGCCTCCCGGGCCTCCCGGGCCTCCCGCGCCGAGCGGGCCGGGCGGGTGGCCGCGCTGCTCGCCGAGGTCGGCCTGCCCGCCGACACCGCCGGGCGGTACCCGCACCAGCTGTCCGGCGGCATGCGGCAGCGGGTCGCGATCGCCGCCGCGCTGGCCGCCGACCCGGAACTGCTGATCGCCGACGAGCCGACCACCGCACTGGACGCCACCACCCAGCACGAGGTGCTGGAGCTGATCGCCCGGCTCCAGCGGGACCGCCGGATGGCCGTCGTCCTGATCACCCACGACCTCGGCCTGGCCCGCCGCCGGGCCGACCGGATCGGCGTGATGTACGCGGGCCGGCTGGTCGAGACCGGCACCGGCCCGCAGGTGCTGGACACCCCCGCCCACCCGTACACCGCCCGGCTCGCCGCCTGCGAGCCCCCGGCGGACCGGCGGCTGCCGCTGCTGCCGACCATCCCCGGCCGGGTCCCGGCCGCCCACGCGGTCGGCGCGGGCTGCGCCTTCGCGGACCGCTGCGAGCTGGCCCGGGACGACTGCCGGGACCGCTACACCCCCGTCCTGGCCCCCGCCCCCGGCGGTGGCGGCCAGCTGGCCGCCTGCCTGCGGATCGGCGAGACCCAGGCGGCGGCCCCGAACCCGGCGGCGGTGGCGGCGGCGGTGGCGGAACGGTCGGCGGAGCGGCCCGGGACGGTCGGCGCGGAGCCCGCGCTGCTGGTGTCCGGGCTGGTCAAGCGGTTCGCCCGGACCAAGCGGCCCGCCGTGGACGGCGTGGACCTGCGGCTGGACCGGGGCGAGGCGGTGGTGGTGCTGGGCCAGTCCGGCTCCGGCAAGACCACGCTGGCCCGCTGCCTGGTCGGCCTGGAGCGGCCGGACGCCGGGACGGTGGAGTTCCCGCTCGCCGACCCCGACGACCCCGGCAGCCCCGGCACCCCCCGGCGGCGGACGGCCGACCCCGGCCGGGTGCAGATCGTCTTCCAGGACCCGTACGCGGCGCTGAACCCCGGGCACAGCGTCGGCACCGCCCTGCGCGAGGCGCTGCGCGCCGCCGGACGCCCCGGCGACGACCCCGCCGACCTGCTCGCGCTCGTCGGCCTGCCGCGCGACCACCTGGACCGCCGCCCGCGCGAGCTCTCCGGCGGCGAGCGGCAGCGGGTGGCGATCGCCCGGGCGCTGGCCCCGCGCCCGCGGGTGCTGGTCTGCGACGAGGCGGTGTCCGCGCTGGACGTGTCGGTGCAGGCCGGGGTGCTGAACCTGCTGGCCCGGCTGCGCCGCGAACTCGACCTCGGCGTCCTGTTCATCACCCACGACCTGGGCATCGCCCGCCAGGTCGCGGACCGCGTCTACGTCATGCACCGGGGCCGGGTGGTCGAGCACGGCCCGGCCGGCACGGTGCTGGGCGCGCCCGCCCACCCGTACACCCGGCAGCTGCTCGCCACCCGCTGATCCTCCTCCCACTCCCCTAGCTACGGAGCCTGTTGACCGTGCCTGCCGCCGACCCGCTGATCGACGCGCTGCCCGTCCCCGCCGACGTGACCTCGGTCGCCGCCGGACTCGACGCCCTGCCCCCGGCCCTGCTGCGGCGGTGGAACCGGCACGGCGGGGTGCAGGTGGCGACCCTGTACACGGCCCGGCGGGACGGTGAACTGGTCGGCGCCGCCTTCGAGGTGCACCGCCCGCTGACCGCCTACCGCAAGATCGCGGACGTCTGGACGGCGGCCGCCGAGCCCGCCGAGCGGGCCGCGCTGACGGCGCGGCTGGTGGACGCGGTGGTCGCGCGGGCCTGGGCCGAGGGCGCCGTCTCGGTCAAGCGCGAGTTCGCCCCGGACGCCGACGACACCGACTGGGAGCACTCGCTCGCGGCCGGCTGGCGGGCGCTGCCCGAGCCGCCGCGCTGGTCGGGGCCGGTGGCGGGCCCGTTCCACGCGGCGCCGCCGCGCGGCCAGGTGCTGCTGCGCGAGCCGTCCCCGGCCGAGCCCGGCGCGGTCCCGTACCTGCGGCAGACCACCGACTTCACCTGCGGCCCGGCCGCGCTCCAGATCGGCCTGGCCGCGCTGGGCCTGCGCGGGCGGCCGACCCGGGAGGCCGAGCTGCGGCTGTGGCGGCGGGCCACCACGGTCGGCGGCTGCGAGCCGGTCGGCCTGGCGCTGGCCGCGGCGGACGAGGGCGCCCGGGCCCGGGTGCTGCTCTCCACCGAGGAGCCGGTGCTGCTGGAGCTGTGCGTCAACGACGAGGAGCGCGACCTGCGGGCCTTCCTCCAGGACGGGTTCCGCCGCGAGGCCGCCGCACGCGGCCTGGACGTCCGCACCGAGGCGTTCTCGCTCGACACCCTGCGCACCGCGCTGGCCGGCGGCGCGGTCGCCCTGGTGCTGATCGAGCAGTTCGGCATGCACGACGAGAGCTGCCCGCACTGGATCACCGTCCACGGCACCGCGGGCCCCGACGTGTTCCTCGCCCACGACCCGTGGACGGACGCCAACTTCGGCGAGAGCTGGCTCGACGCCGTCGACCTCCCGCTCCCCGCCGCCACCCTGGACCGCCTCGCCTGGTACGGGACCCCGAGCTACCGCGGCCTGGTCCTGCTGGAGCCCTGACGGCCGGTCAGGCGACCTGGGCGCCGGGCCGCCCAGGTCGCCCGAGCGGTCAGTCGGAGGGCATCGCGAGCAGCGTGATCAGCTCGACCGGGCCGTCCTCGGCCGCCCGGTAGCTGTGCTCGCCCTCGCCGGAGAAGCGGACCGCCTGGCCCGCGCGCAGCGCCACCGAGCGCTGTTCCAGGGTCAGCACGACCGCGCCGGACAGCACGTAGGCGAACTCCTCGGAGCCGCGGCCGTGCGGGGCGCTGTCGTGGGTGCCGCCGGGGGGCAGCGCGGTCTCGTAGAGGGCGATCCGGCGGGCCTCGGTGCCGGCGAACAGCGTGCGCGAGGCTTCTTCGGCCGAGCGGGCGGAGAGCACCTGCGGTTCGAACAGCGGGGTGCGGATCAGGTCGGCGACCTCCAGGCCGAGCGCGGCGGCGACGGCGCCGAGCACCTCGATCGTCGGGTTGGCCGCGCTGTGCTCCAGTTGCGACAGCAGGCCCTTGCTCACGCCGGCCCGCTCCGCCAGGTCGCGCAGGCTCAGGCCGCGGACCAGCCGGGCGTGCTTCAGGTTCCCCGCGATTGCCGTTCGCAGCCGCGCCGTCGCTTCACTCATCGCAGGCACCCTAGCAAGCCCCGGCGGCCGGGCCGCGCGGACCGGCCCCCGAGCCTGTCAGCAGGTCCGGGGGCCGGTCGGGGGGCGTTCGGAGCCGGTCGGGGCGGTGGCGGTCAGCCGCGCGGGCCGACCGCGAAGCCGTACTGGGCGGGCCAGTTGCGGGGCACGCCGAGTTCGCGGGCGGCGTGCAGCGGCCAGTACGGGTCGCGCAGCAGCTCGCGGCCGAGCATGACGGCGTCGGCGCGGCCGTCGGCGACGATCCGCTCGGCCTGGTCGGCGTCGGTGATCAGACCGACCGCGTTGACCGCGATGCCGGACTCGCGGCGGATGGTCTCGGCGAACGGCACCTGGTAGCCGGGCTCGATGGTGATCTCGGCGTGCGGGACGTTGCCGCCGGTGGAGACGTCGACCAGGTCGACGCCGATCAGCTGCAGCTCCTTGGCCAGCAGGACGGACTCCTCGACCGTCCAACTGGGCTCCGCCGGGCGCCAGTCGGTGGCGGAGACCCGGAAGAACACCGGGAGTTCGGCCGGCCAGACGGCCCGCACCGCGGTGGCGACCTCGCGGGCCAGGCGGCTGCGGCCGGCGAAGTCGCCGCCGTAGCCGTCGGTGCGGTGGTTGGAGATCGGCGACAGGAACTGGTGCAGCAGGTAGCCGTGCGCGCCGTGCACCTCGACGACCTGGAACCCGGCGGCCAGCGCGCGGCGGGCGGCGGCGGCGAAGTCCTCGACCAGTTCGGCGATCTGCGCCTCGGTCAGCTCGGCGGGCACCTGCCGGTCCTCGTCGAACGGGATCGGGGACGGGCCGACGACCTGCCAGCCGCCCTGGTCGATCGGCAGCGGACCGCTGCCCGTGGCGGGGCTCTGGCTGGACGCCTTGCGGCCGGCGTGGGCGAGCTGGATCGCGGGCACCGCGCCGTGCTGGGCGATCAGCGCGGCGACCCGGGCGAGCTGCTCCTGCTGGCGGTCGTTCCACAGGCCGAGGTCCCACGGGGAGATCCGGCCGTCGGGGCGGACGCCGGTCGCCTCGACCATGACCAGTCCGGCGCCGCCGGCGGCCCGGGAACCGAGGTGGGCGAGGTGGAAGTCGGTGACGGCGCCGGTCTCGGGTCCTTCGGGGGCGGCCGAGTACATGCACATCGGGCTGAGCCAGATCCGGTTGGGGATGGTCAGCGAACGGAGGGTGATGGGCTCGAAGAGGGCGCTCACTGCTGCCCGTCCTTCCTGTGGTTCCGGACTCGGCTTCACTGCGTCTTGCGGCCTTGCCGCGCTTCGTACGATACACACCGTACTACGAGAACTGTCAAACTACGAGAGATGTCGTACCATGGGCCCATGGCCCACGACGTGCCCCGCGACACGCCCCTCGACCACGACCCGAACTGCCCGGGACTGCTCCCCGAGCCCCCGGCGTCGGAGCTGCACCTGGTCGCCGTGCTGCACGCGCTCGCGGACCCGATGCGGCTGCGGATCGTCGCCGACCTCGCGGGCAGCGGCGGCAGCGAGCTGAACTGCCTGGCGTTCGACCTGCCGGTCACCAAGTCGACGATGACGCACCACTTCCGGGTGCTGCGCGAGGCCGGGCTGATCCGCCAGCACCGGCGCGGCACCTCCAAGATGAACGCGCTGCGCGCGGACGACCTGGCCGCCCGCTTCCCCGGCCTGCTGGAGTCGGTGCTGGCCGCCGTCCCGTCCTGCGCGGCGCTCTCCCCCGCTGCCACCACCACCGCCGCCGAGCGCTGAGCACCGAGAGCCGAGCACCGAACGCCGAGCGGGCGCCCGAAAGGGCCGCCGCCGGCTGCCCCGAAGGGCCGTTACCGGGTGCCCCGATCGTCACCCAGTGCCACCTGACGATCCGTCAGGTCTCGGCGGAATCCCGCCAGAACGCCCGGCGAGCGCCCGCCACCCGCGCCCCGGAACCGCCGTGCCACTCTGCACGTCACCCGTCCCGGAGGCCACTCGCCCACCGTGGCGTCACCCTCGCCTGACACGGTCATGGCTGGTCACACCGCCTTCACCTGAGTTGCCCCGGTGTTCATCCTGCGTGGTCATTTGGTCTATACCAATCAGGTAATCTGCTCGGCGACAGGTGTCAATGTCTGGCCGTGGGGGGCCCAATGACTGCCAATCACCTTCCGTCACCACCATCCGATCAGGAGCTCTATTGGTATTTCGGACCTCAGCGCCGCTGGGTCCCGCTGCTCTCCGCCCTCGCCTTCACGCTCAGCGCGGGCACCATGCTCAGCTTCTCGCTGCGCACCCCGGCCCTGTGGCCGTTCCTCGCCGTCCTGGGCGTCAACGCCGTCGCACTCGCGCTGACCTGCCTGAACGGACTGCGCCGCCGCCGCTACACCCGGCCCGGCCACGAACTGCTGGTCGCCGCCTGGCAGCCGGCCGCACCGCCGTCCGTCGACCTGTACCTGCCGACCTGCGGCGAACCGCTCGACATCCTGGAGAACGCCTACCGCGCGGTCGCCCGGAGCGAGTACCCCGGACAGCTGGACGTCTGGGTGCTCGACGACGCCGACCGGCCCGAAGTCGCCTCGCTGGCAAAGGAGTTCGGCTATCACTACGTGGTCCGACCGAACCGCGGCGAGTTCAAGAAGGCCGGCAACCTCAACCACGCGCTGACCCTCGGCAGCGGCGAGTTCATCGCCATCCTGGACGCCGACTTCGCACCGCGCGCCGACATGCTGCGGCACCTGCTGCCGTACTTCGGCGACCCGAAGGTCGGCATCGTGCAGAGCCCGCAGTGCTTCGACACCGACGCCTCGATGGGCTGGGTGCAGCGCGCCGCCGGCTCCGCCCAGGAGTGGTTCTTCCGCTGGGTGCAGCCCAGCCGGGACGCCTCCGACGCGGCCATCTGCTGCGGCTCCAACGCCGTCTACCGGCGCGCCGCGATCGACGCCGCCGGCGGCTTCGCCCGGCTCGACCACAGCGAGGACATGTACACCGGCCTCGCCCTGCACCAGCAGGGCTACACCACCCGGTACGTGCCGGTGCTGGTCGCCAAGGGCACCTCGCCGGACTCCACCACCAGCTTCGTCAACCAGCAGTACCGCTGGACGATGGGCAACCTGCACCTGATCGGCGACCGGGCCGCCCGCAAGGCGATGACCTGGCGGATGCGCCGCTGCTTCGACGAGGGCATCGTCGGCTACCTGGCCGCCGCCGTCAACGTGCTCACCGCGCCGCTGCCGCCGCTGGTCATGCTGTTCGCCTTCCCCGGCGAGGTCCGCGCCTGGTACGTGCTGCCGATGCTCTCGCTGCTCTGGCTGTGGCACGTGCTGCTGCCCCGGGTCAGCCGCACCCGCTGGCGCTCCGAAGTGCTGCGCGCCAACGTGCTGATGAGCTTCGCCGCCGCCACCGCCTACTGGCACACCGCCCGCGGCCGCAGCGCCGCCTGGGTGCCCACCGGCGTCGCCAAGCCCGGCCGCTCCGGCGGCATGGCCCGCAAGGTGCTGGTCGCCTCACTGGTCTGGACGGCCGGCACGCTGGCCGCCACCGGCCTCGGCGTGGCCGTCGCGACCTACCTGCACGGCTGGAACACCACCTGGGGCCTGGCCCTGTACCTGGCCGTGCAGCTGCACCTCGGGGTGCCGCTGATCCGCGACCTGTACGCCGAACTCCGGCCCAGCGCCACCGAGTCCACCGAATCCGGGGCCCGCCCGGCGATGCGGCCGCGGCGCTGGCCCGAGGCCCTCGCCGTCACGAGCACGCTCGCCCTGATCGCCCTGCTCGCCTCCGGCTGGGCGGCCCCGATGCTGCCCTGGCTGGGCTGAAAGGTCCACGCTCCCGTGTCCACCAGTACCGCCCCGAGTACCGCCCCGCTCACCGTCGTGCTGAGCCAAGCACCGGTCGAGCGGCCGAAGTTCCGCCCCGACATCGAGGGCCTGCGGGCCGTCGCCGTCCTCGCCGTACTGGCCTTCCACGCCGCCGTTCCCGGCCTGGCCGGCGGCTTCGTCGGGGTCGACGTCTTCTTCGTCGTCTCCGGCTACCTGATCACCGGCCTGCTGCGCACCGAGACCGCGCGGCACGGACGCGTCCGGCTGACCGAGTTCTACTCCCGCCGGGCCCGCCGGCTGCTGCCCTCGGCCGCCGTCGTGCTGGCCGTCACCGCCGTGTTCGGCGCCCTGCTCACCGCGCCGCTGCGCCGGGCCGACCTGGAGCGCGACGTGCTCGCCTCCGCGCTGTCCGTCGCCAACTGGCGCTTCATCGCCGAACAGACCGACTACCTGGCGGCCGGCCGCGACCCGAGCGCCCTGCTGCACTTCTGGTCGCTCGCCGTCGAGGAGCAGTTCTACCTGCTCTGGGCCCCGCTGCTGGCCCTCGCCGCCCGCTGGGCCTGGCGCCGCCGCGCCCTGCTCGGGCTGACCGTGCTGCTCGGCGCCGGCTCGTTCTGGCTCTCGCTGCACTGGAGCGCCGGCGCCTACCTCTCCACCCCGACCCGGGCCTGGCAGTTCGCCGCCGGCGCCGTCGTCGCCCTGCTGCCGATCCGCCGGATACCCCGGCTGGTACGGGAGTTGCTGGGCCTCGGCGGCCTGGCCGGGGTGCTCGCCGCGACCCTGCTGTTCGACGCCGGCACCCGCTACCCGGGCTACGCCGCGCTGCTGCCGACCGCCGCCACCGCCGCGATCATCCTGGCCGGCTCCGGCGGCACCCACCTGGTCGGCCGGGCGCTGTCGCTCGGCGCGCCGCGCGCGATCGGCCGGCTCTCCTACAACCTGTACCTGTGGCACTGGCCGGTGCTGGTCCTCGCCGAGGCGCGCTGGGGCACCCTGCACTGGGGCGTCAAGGCCGCGCTGACCGCCGCCGCCGCCGTGCCCGCGTACGCCGCGCTGCGCTGGCTGGAGCAGCCGCTGCGGCGCAGCCGGGTGCTCGGCGAGATCCCGCGCCGCGGGCTGTCGCTGGGCCTGACCGCGGTGGTCTTCCCGGTGCTGCTGGCGCTGGTGGTCGGCTCCGGCACGATCCGCAACCTGGGCCCGGCCACCCCGCCGGACCCGTCCGGCCTGCCGCCGGGCGCCCGCGAGGGCAGCAGCCTGCTGGCCGCCGCGCCGCCGCCGCACGCGCCGACCGTGCCCAACCCCGTCCAGGCCCGGCAGGACTTCCCGCCGGACGGCGCCTGCGAGGTGAACCCGGCCGACACCACCAGCCCGCCGTGCCGGTTCGGCGCGGGCGACGACCGGATCGTGCTGCTCGGCGACTCGCACGCCGGCCAGTGGTTCTCCGCGCTGCTCGGCATCGCCGCCCAGCACCACCTCTCCGTGGAGGAGTTGGTGAAGCAGGGCTGCCCGCTGCCGGAGATCGAGGTGGTCAACCCGCAGTTGGGCCGCACCTACCACGAGTGCGACACCTGGCGGGCGAACGCGCTGGCCCGGCTCAAGGACGGCCCGAAGCCGAAGCTGATCGTCGTCTCCACGCTGAACCGCTACACCGGCGACCGGGCCGCGCTGCTGCGCGGCTGGGAGCAGACCCTCACCCCGCTGCGGGAGCTGGGCGTCCCGATCGTCTACCTGCAGGACACCCCGATCCCCGGCCGGGACGTCCCGGCCTGCGTCTCCGGGCACCCGAACACCACCTCCGCCTGCGACTTCCCGCGCACCGAGGGCCTGTACGCCGACCCGCTGGCCGAGGAGATCGCCGCCGGGAAGTTCCCCGGCGTCAAGACCGTCGAGGTCAACTCGGTGCTCTGCCCGCCCAGCGGGCGCGGCTGCCCGGCCGTCCTGGAGCACGTGCTGCTGTACCGCGACGACTCGCACCTGACCAACGCGGCCGCCGTGGTGCTCACCCCGCGGCTCGACAAGCTCCTCACCGACCAGGGCGTGTTCGGCACCGGCTGGACCACCCTGCTGCGGGACG is part of the Kitasatospora setae KM-6054 genome and harbors:
- a CDS encoding acyltransferase family protein gives rise to the protein MSTSTAPSTAPLTVVLSQAPVERPKFRPDIEGLRAVAVLAVLAFHAAVPGLAGGFVGVDVFFVVSGYLITGLLRTETARHGRVRLTEFYSRRARRLLPSAAVVLAVTAVFGALLTAPLRRADLERDVLASALSVANWRFIAEQTDYLAAGRDPSALLHFWSLAVEEQFYLLWAPLLALAARWAWRRRALLGLTVLLGAGSFWLSLHWSAGAYLSTPTRAWQFAAGAVVALLPIRRIPRLVRELLGLGGLAGVLAATLLFDAGTRYPGYAALLPTAATAAIILAGSGGTHLVGRALSLGAPRAIGRLSYNLYLWHWPVLVLAEARWGTLHWGVKAALTAAAAVPAYAALRWLEQPLRRSRVLGEIPRRGLSLGLTAVVFPVLLALVVGSGTIRNLGPATPPDPSGLPPGAREGSSLLAAAPPPHAPTVPNPVQARQDFPPDGACEVNPADTTSPPCRFGAGDDRIVLLGDSHAGQWFSALLGIAAQHHLSVEELVKQGCPLPEIEVVNPQLGRTYHECDTWRANALARLKDGPKPKLIVVSTLNRYTGDRAALLRGWEQTLTPLRELGVPIVYLQDTPIPGRDVPACVSGHPNTTSACDFPRTEGLYADPLAEEIAAGKFPGVKTVEVNSVLCPPSGRGCPAVLEHVLLYRDDSHLTNAAAVVLTPRLDKLLTDQGVFGTGWTTLLRDEFDGPAGSRPDAATWQYDLGTCYPGCPAARWGTGEVETMTDSTANVRLDGKGALEITPTRDAAGRWSSGRIESRRADLAAPAGGVLRVEAELALPAVSGKAAAGYWPAFWALGGKLRDGYTGWPGVGELDVVESVGGRGVFGTLHCGTTPGGPCQEPNGLGSGERPCADCWGAFHTYTVEVDRSTSPEQVRWLRDGQEYFKVTADRVDPAAWDQAVHHGIFLILNVAIGGNLPEAFGSSPGAATEPGHPMRVSSVTVSTRQ